The Macadamia integrifolia cultivar HAES 741 unplaced genomic scaffold, SCU_Mint_v3 scaffold478, whole genome shotgun sequence genome includes a region encoding these proteins:
- the LOC122068888 gene encoding transcription termination factor MTERF5, chloroplastic-like, whose translation MFRSLCRQLCYFSRDTDLTFTILALKLNPSLKYISTTTTITNSTDRHSFTVSYLINSCGLSEQAAISASKRVHFVNSIKPDLVISLFRDYGFSNAQITKIIRVHPNLLLCDTDKTLKPKLEFFRSAGVSSLDLAQIIFRDPGTLLRSLENQIIPSFEFLRGLVETNEDVIKVFKNFPRNSMWAIRNYMVPNIAALQHHGVPEALISIMMVHPSKLLRRPERFNEIVKEVKEMGFDPLEASFLSAVRVIAGLSKSTWKAKLDILRKWGWTEDEILSAFKRQPLYMMLSEKKIVGTMDFLINTMGLKPSVIAKCPSVLTYSLDKTIIPRCSVIQALLSNGLIEKDFNLATLVISSEESFLKRYVTKYKVQAPQLLMVYQGQIDWRKCTN comes from the coding sequence ATGTTTCGTTCTCTATGTAGACAACTATGTTATTTTAGTAGGGATACGGATTTGACATTCACCATTTTGGCCCTTAAACTAAACCCATCTCTGAAATATatctcaacaacaacaacaataacgaATTCTACTGATCGACATTCTTTCACGGTCTCTTATCTCATTAACTCTTGTGGGTTGTCTGAACAAGCTGCCATCTCTGCATCCAAGCGTGTTCACTTCGTCAATTCAATAAAACCTGATTTAGTAATTAGTCTTTTCAGAGACTATGGGTTTTCGAATGCCCAAATCACCAAAATTATTAGGGTACACCCGAACCTACTCTTATGTGATACAGATAAAACCCTTAAGCCCAAACTCGAATTCTTCCGTTCAGCAGGTGTTTCATCCCTTGACCTTGCTCAGATCATCTTTCGGGATCCAGGGACCTTATTACGTAGCTTAGAGAACCAAATAATTCCTTCATTTGAGTTCCTTAGGGGTTTGGTTGAGACCAATGAAGATGTCATCAaggttttcaaaaatttccCCAGGAATTCTATGTGGGCTATTAGGAATTATATGGTACCCAATATTGCGGCTTTGCAACATCACGGTGTGCCTGAGGCCTTGATTTCGATAATGATGGTGCATCCTTCAAAATTGCTTCGCAGACCTGAACGGTTTAACGAGATTGTCAAAGAGGTCAAGGAAATGGGTTTCGATCCTTTGGAAGCATCGTTTCTCTCAGCTGTCCGTGTGATAGCTGGATTGAGCAAATCTACCTGGAAAGCTAAATTGGATATTcttaggaaatggggttggacAGAAGATGAGATTCTTTCAGCATTTAAAAGGCAACCCCTATATATGATGTTGTCTGAGAAGAAGATAGTAGGAACTATGGACTTCCTTATTAACACAATGGGTTTGAAGCCTTCTGTTATTGCCAAATGTCCAAGTGTTCTCACGTATAGCTTAGATAAAACAATTATTCCTAGGTGTTCAGTTATTCAAGCTCTGCTCTCAAATGGACTGATTGAGAAGGACTTCAACTTAGCCACTCTGGTAATAAGCTCGGAGGAGTCTTTCCTTAAAAGGTATGTGACAAAATACAAAGTTCAAGCTCCTCAACTGCTAATGGTATATCAAGGTCAGATTGATTGGAGGAAATGCactaattga
- the LOC122068885 gene encoding probable LRR receptor-like serine/threonine-protein kinase At3g47570 translates to MSLAYSQSGGSNGTDRLALLAIKAHITNDPFHVVSSWNDSVPYCEWSGVICGGLRHPNRVRALHLQSSGLVGSVAPEIGNLSFLREIWLQNNSFHGKIPHEVSFLFQLRYLRLYNNSFEGEIPPNISRCSNLIQLSLGSNNITGKIPVELGTLLKLQLLSFRKNRLIGQIPPSFGNLSSLQTISAELNDLSGSIPDSLGQMTRLTFLALAGNKLSGTIPPTIYNLSSLTALDVGFNQLQGSLPPNLGLILPNLLWLSVAVNQFHGPIPISVSNLSKLQVLLVGENSLTEKVAINFGDLSNLARLSLASNNLGSGEADDLNFVNTLINCSSLTLLELESNQFGGLLPISIANLSNQLIDLSLSKNQIFGDIPVEIGNLESLQFLGLAHNLLEGSIPTSIGRLQMLSGLELDVNRLTGSIPSSLGNLTQLVELYLGYNLLQGKIPSSLGKYKYLLALGLSSNSFSGIIPRELFDLSTLVELNLSRNSLFGSLLMEVGRLINLEVLDISENMLSGEIPSNLGACTQLSDIHMDSNLFQGSIPSSLRSLRGLEHLDLSRNNFSGFIPKYLGTFKFLQQLNLSFNHLEGDVSTDGAFRNLSAISVIGNNKLCGGIPELHLPACQTRKLKEDGRPHVYKLIAIICGCGASLCLIFMAFFFIIYWKRKEKKESTLLLIEGHHFKISYAELLKATDGFSSTNLIGVGSFGTVYKGVLNHGETIVAIKVLNIKQRGASKSFMVECESLRNIRHRNLVKILTSCSSIDFEGNDFKALVYEFMPGGNLERWLHPHANGIQDEQRHLNFVQRLNIAIDMAIALDYLHHHCHTQIIHCDLKPSNILLDGDLTAHLGDFGISKILSRVTNISQNHTTSIEIKGSIGYIAPEYGAGADVSTHGDVYSYGILLLEMFTGKRPTHEMFKDNFNLHSWAEMAMHDGVISVIDPSLLSMEEYEEEATSTITTITGSQRSMKDRVQECFNSLIRIGVACSAESPWVRMDINDVVKELHLIRDIYLGVGTHRGR, encoded by the exons ATGAGCTTGGCATATTCACAATCAGGAGGATCAAATGGAACAGATCGGCTAGCCTTGTTGGCTATCAAGGCTCACATAACCAATGATCCCTTTCATGTTGTGAGCTCCTGGAATGACTCTGTCCCCTATTGCGAATGGTCAGGGGTTATATGTGGTGGTCTTCGGCATCCAAACAGGGTCAGAGCCCTTCATTTACAGTCCAGTGGGTTGGTGGGGTCTGTGGCTCCAGAAATAGGAAACCTCAGTTTCCTTCGAGAGATTTGGCTCCAAAACAACAGCTTCCATGGCAAAATCCCACATGAAGTAAGCTTTCTATTCCAGCTTCGTTATTTAAGACTATACAACAATTCCTTTGAAGGGGAAATCCCACCAAACATATCAAGATGCTCCAACCTTATACAACTCAGTTTAGGTTCCAACAATATTACGGGGAAAATTCCAGTAGAACTTGGTACCTTGTTGAAGCTTCAACTCCTTTCATTCCGTAAAAACAGATTGATAGGACAGATCCCACCTTCCTTTGGTAATCTTTCATCCCTTCAGACCATTTCTGCAGAATTGAATGATTTAAGTGGAAGTATTCCAGATTCCCTTGGCCAAATGACAAGATTAACATTTTTAGCTCTTGCTGGAAATAAGTTGTCTGGTACTATCCCTCCCACTATATATAATCTTTCTTCACTCACTGCTCTCGATGTTGGTTTTAATCAACTTCAAGGAAGTCTTCCACCAAATTTAGGCCTCATTCTTCCTAATCTATTGTGGCTTTCAGTTGCAGTAAACCAGTTTCATGGACCAATTCCAATTTCTGTGTCCAATTTGTCCAAACTCCAAGTACTTTTAGTTGGTGAAAACAGTCTCACTGAGAAGGTGGCTATTAATTTTGGAGACCTATCAAACCTTGCTAGGCTTTCATTGGCCTCAAATAATTTGGGAAGTGGAGAGGCAGATGACTTGAATTTTGTCAACACATTGATCAATTGTAGCAGTTTAACACTTTTGGAGCTTGAAAGTAATCAGTTTGGTGGTCTGCTCCCTATTTCCATAGCAAACTTATCAAACCAATTGATAGATCTCTCTCtgtcaaaaaatcaaatatttggAGACatcccagtggagatagggaaCCTTGAAAGCTTACAATTCTTGGGCTTGGCTCACAACTTATTAGAAGGAAGTATTCCAACTTCGATTGGGAGACTTCAAATGCTAAGTGGACTTGAATTAGATGTGAATAGATTGACAGGGtcaatcccttcttctcttggaaACTTGACTCAATTGGTTGAGCTCTATTTAGGATATAATCTCTTGCAAGGAAAAATACCTTCAAGTCTTGGAAAATACAAGTATTTGTTAGCCTTGGGTCTTTCCAGTAACAGTTTCAGTGGCATCATCCCTAGAGAGTTATTTGATCTTTCCACATTAGTAGAGCTAAATTTGAGTAGAAATTCTCTCTTTGGTTCTCTACTTATGGAAGTAGGTCGACTGATCAATCTTGAAGTCCTAGATATTTCTGAGAATATGTTGTCTGGGGAAATCCCTAGCAACCTTGGTGCTTGTACACAACTAAGTGACATTCATATGGATAGTAACTTATTTCAAGGATCTATACCATCATCTCTGCGTTCTCTAAGAGGTCTTGAACATTTAGATCTTTCACGCAACAACTTTTCTGGTTTTATCCCAAAATATCTGGGCACATTTAAGTTTTTACAACAGTTAAATTTATCATTTAATCATTTGGAGGGTGATGTATCAACAGATGGAGCCTTTAGAAACTTGAGTGCAATTTCAGTCATTGGAAACAATAAGCTTTGTGGAGGTATACCAGAACTTCATTTGCCAGCATGCCAAACtcgaaaattaaaagaagatggAAGACCTCATGTTTACAAGCTGATAGCCATCATATGTGGCTGTGGGGCCTCTCTGTGTTTGATTTTTATggcattttttttcattatctattggaaaagaaaagaaaagaaagaatccaCTTTACTTTTAATAGAGGGCCATCATTTTAAGATCTCTTATGCCGAACTCCTTAAAGCTACTGATGGATTTTCTTCTACAAATTTGATTGGAGTGGGGAGTTTTGGTACTGTGTACAAAGGAGTTCTCAATCATGGGGAAACTATTGTTGCAATAAAGGTCCTCAACATCAAACAAAGAGGTGCTTCCAAGAGTTTCATGGTTGAATGTGAATCCCTTAGAAACATCCGGCATCGTAATCTTGTAAAAATCTTAACATCttgttcaagcattgattttgAAGGCAATGATTTTAAGGCTTTAGTATATGAGTTCATGCCGGGTGGGAATTTGGAGAGGTGGTTACATCCACATGCAAATGGCATACAAGATGAACAAAGACATTTAAATTTTGTTCAAAGATTGAATATTGCCATCGATATGGCAATAGCATTGGATTATCTTCACCACCATTGTCATACGCAAATTATTCACTGTGATCTAAAGCCAAGTAATATTCTTCTTGATGGTGATTTGACTGCACATTTGGGTGATTTCGGGATATCAAAAATTCTTTCAAGAGTCACAAATATATCTCAAAATCATACGACCTCAATAGAAATAAAGGGATCTATTGGATACATTGCACCAG AGTATGGTGCAGGTGCTGATGTTTCAACACATGGTGATGTCTACAGTTATGGAATTCTCTTACTAGAAATGTTCACGGGAAAACGACCTACTCATGAAATGTTCAAAGATAACTTTAATCTTCATTCTTGGGCTGAGATGGCTATGCATGATGGAGTAATTTCTGTAATTGACCCATCACTTCTCTCCATGGAAGAATATGAAGAAGAGGCAACATCAACTATAACTACAATCACTGGAAGTCAAAGATCTATGAAGGATAGAGTGCAAGAGTGCTTTAATTCACTTATTAGAATTGGAGTTGCATGCTCAGCTGAATCACCATGGGTTCGAATGGACATAAATGATGTGGTCAAAGAGTTACATTTGATCAGGGACATTTATCTTGGAGTTGGCACTCATCGAGGAAGATGA
- the LOC122068880 gene encoding clavaminate synthase-like protein At3g21360 produces the protein MEFVEGRIEEEKKFGGLVFPKTLNPPKNCEGLEYGSGELIEMVKAKREWVEELLQYRSAILFRGFRVDSAEEFGRVVESFGWEEMEYWGVASRLKIADRVHTTNEAPPDKFITFHHEMSLTKDCPSKLFFFCSQPPPAGGETSIVPSPIVVEKMEEKLPEFVTEQREKGCVFGRSLPKGNDISMISGRAWKWFLQTEDQDEAKQRLLKGYIHAPSTSTRMGVLTLYLGL, from the exons ATGGAGTTTGTGGAAGGAaggatagaagaagagaagaaatttggGGGTTTAGTGTTCCCAAAGACACTGAACCCTCCAAAGAATTGTGAGGGTCTTGAATATGGTTCAGGTGAGTTGATAGAGATGGTGAAAGCAAAGAGGGAGTGGGTGGAAGAGCTACTGCAATATCGCTCGGCCATTCTGTTTAGGGGATTCCGAGTTGACTCTGCTGAAGAGTTTGGAAGAGTAGTGGAATCATTCGGCTGGGAAGAAATGGAGTACTGGGGAGTTGCATCTCGTTTGAAGATTGCTGATAGGGTTCACACCACCAATGAAGCCCCTCCTGACAAATTCATCACCTTCCATCATGAAATGTCCCTG ACCAAGGACTGCCCTTCCAAGCTATTCTTTTTCTGTTCCCAACCACCACCGGCAGGTGGCGAGACATCAATTGTACCAAGCCCTATTGTAGTAGAAAAGATGGAAGAGAAGTTGCCGGAATTTGTTACCGAGCAAAGGGAAAAAGGTTGTGTATTTGGCCGGAGTCTTCCAAAAGGGAATGATATTAGTATGATAAGCGGCAGGGCTTGGAAATGGTTTCTACAAACAGAAGATCAAGATGAAGCCAAACAAAG GCTTCTGAAAGGCTACATACATGCTCCATCAACTTCAACAAGGATGGGAGTGCTGACCTTGTATTTGGGCCTCTAA
- the LOC122068887 gene encoding clavaminate synthase-like protein At3g21360, giving the protein MEFVEGRIEEEKKFGGVVFPKTLNPPKNGEGIEYGSNELIEMVKAKREWVEELLQRHSAILFRGFRVNSAEEFGGVVEAFGWEEMEYWGVASRLKIADRVHTTNEAPPEKFIIFHHEMSLTKDCPSKLFFFCSQPPPAGGETLIVPSPIVVEKMEERLPEFVAELMEKGCVFGRSLPKENDIGIISGRSWKWFLQTEDQDEAKQTASERLRSCSINFNKDGSADLVHGPLNPIQELEGKRVWFNTILGYTSNEKDMKVTFGDGSALPAEAFEVFKDILDENCVDIKWQKGDVLLLDNFTVQHARRPGKPPRTVLVSVCK; this is encoded by the exons atggagtTTGTGGAAGGAaggatagaagaagagaagaaatttggGGGTGTAGTGTTCCCAAAGACACTGAACCCTCCAAAGAATGGAGAGGGTATTGAGTATGGTTCAAATGAGTTGATAGAGATGGTGAAAGCAAAGAGGGAGTGGGTGGAAGAGCTACTGCAACGTCACTCGGCGATTCTGTTTAGGGGATTCCGAGTTAACTCTGCTGAAGAGTTTGGAGGAGTAGTGGAAGCATTCGGATGGGAAGAAATGGAGTATTGGGGAGTTGCATCTCGTTTGAAGATTGCTGATAGGGTTCACACCACCAATGAAGCCCCTCCTGAAAAATTCATCATCTTCCATCATGAAATGTCCCTG ACCAAGGACTGCCCTTCCAAGCTATTCTTTTTCTGTTCCCAACCACCACCGGCAGGCGGCGAGACATTAATTGTGCCAAGCCCTATTGTAGTAGAAAAGATGGAAGAAAGGTTGCCGGAATTTGTTGCCGAGTTAATGGAAAAAGGTTGTGTATTTGGCCGGAGTCTTCCAAAAGAGAATGATATTGGTATTATTAGCGGCAGGTCTTGGAAATGGTTTCTACAAACAGAAGATCAAGATGAAGCAAAGCAAAC GGCTTCCGAAAGGCTACGTTCATGCTCCATCAACTTCAACAAGGATGGGAGTGCAGACCTTGTACATGGGCCTCTAAATCCAATTCAAGAACTTGAAGGAAAGAGGGTTTGGTTCAATACCATCTTAGGTTACACAAGTAATGAAAAAGACATGAAAGTAACCTTTGGGGATGGAAGTGCTCTTCCTGCTGAGGCCTTTGAGGTATTCAAAGATATTTTGGATGAGAATTGTGTCGATATCAAGTGGCAAAAAGGAGATGTGTTATTACTTGATAACTTCACTGTTCAACATGCCAGGCGCCCTGGGAAGCCACCAAGAACTGTATTAGTGTCTGTGTGTAAGTGA